In a genomic window of Phacochoerus africanus isolate WHEZ1 chromosome 6, ROS_Pafr_v1, whole genome shotgun sequence:
- the CEBPD gene encoding CCAAT/enhancer-binding protein delta, with amino-acid sequence MSAALFSLDGPARGAPWSAEPAAFYEPGRAGKPGRGTEPAAPAMYDDESAIDFSAYIDSMAAVPTLELCHDELFADLFNSNHKAGALELLPGAPARPAGPGPAPRPLKREPDWGDGDAPGSLLPAQVAACAQTVVSLAAAAQPTPPASPEPPRRSPAPPAPGPARDKAAGKRGPDRGSPEYRQRRERNNIAVRKSRDKAKRRNQEMQQKLVELSAENEKLQQRVEQLTRDLAGLRRFFKQLPGAPFLPGAGAADAR; translated from the coding sequence ATGAGCGCCGCGCTCTTCAGCCTAGACGGCCCAGCGCGCGGCGCGCCCTGGTCTGCGGAGCCCGCCGCCTTCTACGAGCCTGGCCGCGCAGGGAAGCCTGGTCGCGGAACTGAGCCGGCCGCTCCCGCCATGTACGACGACGAGAGCGCCATCGACTTCAGCGCCTACATAGACTCCATGGCCGCCGTGCCCACCCTGGAGTTGTGTCACGACGAGCTCTTCGCTGACCTCTTCAACAGCAACCATAAGGCTGGCGCCCTGGAGCTGCTGCCCGGGGCCCCCGCGCGCCCTGCGGGCCCCGGCCCCGCACCGCGACCGCTCAAGCGCGAGCCGGACTGGGGCGACGGCGACGCGCCCGGCTCGCTGCTGCCCGCGCAGGTGGCCGCGTGCGCACAGACGGTGGTGAGCCTGGCGGCCGCCGCGCAACCCACGCCTCCCGCGTCGCCCGAGCCGCCGCGCCGCAGCCCCGCGCCCCCAGCGCCAGGGCCCGCACGCGACAAAGCAGCGGGCAAGCGGGGCCCGGACCGCGGCAGCCCAGAGTACCGGCAGCGGCGCGAACGCAACAACATCGCGGTGCGCAAGAGCCGTGACAAGGCCAAACGGCGCAACCAAGAGATGCAGCAGAAGCTGGTGGAGCTTTCAGCCGAAAACGAGAAGTTGCAACAGCGCGTGGAGCAGCTCACACGGGACCTAGCCGGCCTGCGGCGATTCTTCAAGCAGCTACCCGGCGCACCCTTCCTGCCCGGCGCGGGGGCGGCGGACGCGCGGTGA